In Fodinicola acaciae, the following proteins share a genomic window:
- a CDS encoding ABC transporter permease: MTGAVTGYRRGATLTLATEVRRQLKRRRTQYALGFMVLLPVILLIAFQFGGPSSPPSARGVSLVDLATTGGPNFAAFVFYASSTFLLVVMVALFCGDTVAGEASWASLRYLLAAPVPRSRLLVQKLVVGLLSTVVATVLLLASAVVGGTIVYGWHPLLTPTGTQVDAGTALLLLLAAAAFILVHLLMVGSLGFLLSVRTDQPLLAVGGAVMLYIISNILDLVPALENIRPVLPTAYNLAWLGLFASPVQLDDMAKGAISALLYSVVFLTLAWRSFLRKDIVS, translated from the coding sequence ATGACCGGGGCGGTGACCGGCTATCGGCGCGGTGCGACGCTGACGTTGGCGACCGAGGTCCGCCGCCAGCTCAAGCGCCGGCGTACGCAGTATGCGCTGGGTTTCATGGTGCTGTTGCCGGTCATCCTGCTGATCGCCTTCCAGTTCGGCGGGCCGAGCTCGCCACCGTCGGCGCGTGGAGTTTCGTTGGTGGACCTGGCAACCACCGGCGGTCCCAACTTCGCCGCCTTCGTTTTCTATGCCTCCTCCACGTTTCTGCTCGTGGTGATGGTGGCGCTTTTCTGCGGCGACACCGTCGCCGGCGAGGCGTCCTGGGCAAGCCTGCGCTATCTGCTGGCCGCGCCGGTGCCGCGATCGCGCCTGCTGGTGCAGAAACTCGTGGTCGGCCTGCTGTCGACCGTCGTGGCGACGGTGTTGCTGCTGGCATCGGCGGTGGTCGGCGGCACGATCGTCTACGGCTGGCATCCGCTGCTCACGCCGACCGGCACGCAGGTCGACGCCGGCACCGCGTTGCTGCTTTTGCTGGCGGCGGCCGCCTTCATCCTGGTGCACCTGCTGATGGTCGGCTCGCTCGGCTTTCTGCTGTCGGTGCGTACGGACCAGCCGCTGCTCGCGGTCGGTGGCGCGGTGATGCTCTACATCATCTCCAACATCCTGGATCTGGTGCCGGCGCTGGAAAACATCCGTCCGGTGCTGCCGACGGCATACAACCTGGCCTGGCTCGGTCTGTTCGCCTCGCCCGTGCAACTCGACGACATGGCCAAAGGCGCCATTTCCGCGCTGCTCTACTCGGTCGTTTTCCTCACGCTCGCCTGGCGATCGTTTCTGCGCAAGGACATCGTCAGCTAG